The following are encoded together in the Brassica napus cultivar Da-Ae chromosome A9, Da-Ae, whole genome shotgun sequence genome:
- the LOC106367074 gene encoding mediator of RNA polymerase II transcription subunit 15a isoform X1, with the protein MDNNNWRPDLPNGDPSMDSGDWRSQLPPDSRQKIVNKIMETLKKHLPHSGTEGVNELRRIAARFEEKIFSGAVNQSDYLRKISMKMLTMDSKSQNATGSSSSIPAANNVSSMDIKPNIQGHLLPGTLPNNQSQAPPQPLLSQPMQSNTASGMTGSTALTNNTNVTSVVNQNPSMQNVAGMLQDSSGQHGLSSNMFSGSSQRQMLGRPNAMSSQQQQQQQQPQSAQFLYQQQLQQQLLKQNFQSGNVQHIQQQQQPNLLQPNQMQQSGISTSTSAVSSSPLQGLHTNQQSSPQQSMLRQHQSSLLRQHPQSQQASGIHQQQTSLPQQQPISPLQQQQVQMMRQQAASGSGIQQKQMMGQNLVGDMQQQHQQRLLNQQNNILNMQQQKQQVPSQQQLMSQQNSLQTTHQQPLGTSHSNVTGLQQQQQQLLSNSSLQTNQQSVQHMLSQPTVGLQRAHQAGHGVFSSQGQQSQNQMIPLQSHHQQLGLQQQQPNLLQQDVQQRLQSSGQVTGSLLPPQSVVDQQRQQQLYQSQRTLPEMPSSSLDSTAQTESANGVDWQEEVYQKIQTMKEAYLPDLSEINQRVGAKLQQDASLPQQQRSEQFEKLKQFKNMLDRMIQFLSVPKINIMPALKDKVANYEKQIINFLNNHRPRRPLQQGQMQQQSGQNGQEQSHDSQANTQMQSMSMAGSVPRAQQSSLANMQNNVLSSRPGVSAPQQSIPASSLESGKGNAQVTMGSMQQNISQQVNNSSASAQSGLSTLQSNFNQAQLSSGLLQQQHLKQHQDQQMTQQFKQQFQQRQMQQLLQKQQLSQQQQQQLQARQQGAQFQQHSLQGQRGTYPLQQLKPGSQLPATSPQLLPGASPQMTQQHSSPQVDQKILMSSVNKMGTPLQPAHSPFVVPSPSTSLAPSPMQVESEKQPGAMGNTARQQQSVVQSIAIGTPGISASPLLQELTSPDGNNLNQSAAELPIERLIRVVKSISPQSLSSGVSDIRSVVSMVDRIAGSAPGNGSRTSVGEDLVAMTKCRLQARNLMTQEGMTASKKMKRNTTAMPLSVSSLGGSVGDNYKQFACSETSDLESTATSVGKKARTEKEHALLEEIKEINQRLIDTVVEISDDEDAADVSEGAIASKGCEGTTVRFSFKAVSLSPALKAHLSSTQMSPIQPLRLLVPCSYPRGSPSLLDNLPVETSKEKEDLSSKAMARFNILLRSLSQPMSLKDIAKTWEACARTVICEYAQQFGGGTFSSKYGTWEKFVAAS; encoded by the exons ATGGATAATAACAATTGGAGGCCTGATCTTCCAAATGGAGATCCTTCCATGGACTCTGGTGACTGGAGAAGTCAATTGCCACCTGATTCACGCCAGAAGATTGTCAACAAAAT AATGGAGACACTAAAGAAGCACCTTCCACATTCTGGAACAGAGGGAGTTAACGAGCTCAGGAGAATTGCTGCTAGATTCGAGGAGAAGATTTTCAGTGGTGCTGTTAACCAG AGTGATTACCTTCGGAAAATATCCATGAAGATGCTAACTATGGACTCTAAATCTCAAAATGCAACCGGCTCTTCCTCATCTATCCCTGCCGCTAATAATGTCTCATCCATGGATATAA AACCCAACATTCAAGGGCACCTTCTTCCGGGAACTTTACCAAACAATCAGTCTCAAGCACCACCTCAGCCGTTGCTGTCCCAACCCATGCAGAGTAATACTGCCTCTGGAATGACTGGTTCTACTGCTTTGACCAATAATACTAATGTCACAAGCGTTGTAAACCAGAATCCCAGTATGCAAAATGTAGCCGGAATGTTGCAAGATTCATCCGGTCAGCATGGCCTTTCTTCGAACATGTTTTCAGGATCATCCCAAAGGCAGATGCTGGGAAGGCCTAATGCTATGTCTtctcagcagcagcagcagcagcagcagccacAGAGTGCACAGTTTCTTTACCAGCAGCAGCTACAGCAGCAGCTTCTCAAGCAGAATTTTCAGTCAGGGAATGTTCAGCACAttcaacaacaacagcaaccAAATTTGCTGCAGCCCAATCAAATGCAACAGTCTGGCATTTCAACATCTACCTCAGCTGTGAGCTCATCACCTCTCCAGGGTCTCCACACAAATCAGCAATCAAGTCCTCAACAGTCTATGCTTCGTCAGCATCAATCTTCGCTGCTAAGGCAACATCCTCAATCACAACAAGCCTCTGGCATCCATCAGCAGCAAACTTCATTGCCGCAGCAACAGCCTATTTCTCCTCTACAACAGCAGCAAGTACAGATGATGCGACAACAAGCTGCAAGTGGGTCAGGCATCCAACAGAAGCAGATGATGGGGCAGAATCTTGTCGGGGATATGCAGCAGCAACACCAGCAAAGGTTACTGAaccaacaaaataatattttgaatatgcAACAGCAGAAGCAACAAGTACCGTCCCAGCAGCAATTGATGTCTCAACAAAATAGCCTTCAGACAACGCATCAGCAACCACTTGGCACTAGTCATAGCAATGTTACAGGactgcagcaacaacaacaacagctgCTCAGTAATTCGAGCTTGCAGACTAACCAGCAGTCGGTGCAGCACATGTTATCACAGCCAACGGTTGGGCTACAACGAGCTCATCAGGCTGGCCATGGCGTGTTTTCTTCTCAGGGCCAACAGTCACAAAATCAGATGATACCCCTTCAGTCGCATCATCAGCAGCTAGgtttacaacaacaacaacctaaTCTTCTACAACAGGATGTGCAACAAAGACTACAATCGTCTGGCCAAGTCACTGGTTCCCTGCTTCCACCTCAAAGTGTAGTGGACCAACAGAGACAACAACAACTATATCAATCCCAAAGAACTCTTCCGGAGATGCCATCAT CTTCGCTAGACTCGACGGCACAGACGGAAAGTGCAAATGGAGTCGATTGGCAAGAAGAGGTTTACCAAAag ATCCAAACCATGAAAGAGGCGTACTTACCAGATCTTAGTGAAATCAATCAGAGAGTTGGAGCCAAGTTACAGCAG GACGCTTCTCTTCCGCAGCAACAAAGATCAGAGCAGTTTGAGAAAttaaaacaattcaaaaatatgttgGACCGAATGATACAATTCCTATCGGTTCCAAAGATTAACATCATGCCTGCATTAAAGGATAAGGTGGCTAATTATGAGAAGCAGATTataaatttcttaaataatCACAGGCCGAGGAGGCCACTACAGCAAGGGCAGATGCAGCAACAATCAGGTCAGAACGGTCAGGAACAGTCTCATGATAGTCAAGCTAATACGCAGATGCAGTCAATGAGCATGGCAGGTTCTGTGCCAAGGGCACAGCAGAGTAGTCTGGCAAATATGCAGAACAATGTTCTATCATCTCGTCCTGGAGTTTCAGCTCCACAGCAGAGCATTCCGGCTTCTAGTTTAGAGTCAGGCAAAGGAAATGCACAGGTTACCATGGGATCCATGCAACAAAATATCTCTCAACAAGTGAATAACAGTTCTGCCTCTGCTCAAAGTGGGTTAAGTACACTGCAGTCCAATTTTAATCAAGCCCAGTTAAGTTCCGGTTTGCTTCAGCAACAGCACCTGAAGCAACATCAAGACCAACAAATGACGCAGCAGTTCAAACAGCAATTTCAGCAGCGCCAAATGCAGCAGCTACTACAAAAGCAGCAGTTAagtcagcagcagcagcaacagttGCAAGCAAGACAGCAAGGGGCACAGTTCCAGCAACATTCTCTGCAGGGTCAGCGTGGTACTTATCCCCTTCAGCAGTTAAAACCAGGATCCCAGCTTCCTGCTACTTCGCCTCAACTTCTCCCAGGTGCATCTCCTCAAATGACACAACAACATTCGTCTCCTCAGGTCGACCAGAAAATTCTTATGTCATCTGTCAATAAGATGGGAACTCCATTGCAACCTGCACACTCCCCTTTTGTTGTCCCATCTCCTTCAACCTCCCTGGCACCTTCCCCTATGCAAGTTGAATCTGAGAAACAACCTGGAGCAATGGGAAACACTGCACGCCAACAACAAAGTGTAGTTCAATCCATTGCAATTGGCACTCCAGGGATCTCTGCATCTCCTCTCCTTCAGGAGCTTACTAGTCCTGATggaaataatttaaatcaaagcGCGGCTGAGCTGCCTATTGAACGCCTTATTAGAGTC GTGAAGTCCATCTCACCACAATCACTTTCTTCTGGAGTAAGTGACATCAGATCTGTTGTAAGCATGGTTGATAGGATAGCTGGTTCAGCCCCAGGAAACGGTTCAAGAACTTCAGTTGGTGAGGATTTGGTTGCAATGACAAAGTGTCGTCTCCAAGCAAGAAACTTAATGACGCAAGAGGGGATGACGGCGAGCAAGAAAATGAAACGTAACACAACTGCAATGCCATTAAGCGTTTCTTCATTAGGAGGAAGCGTTGGTGATAACTACAAGCAGTTTGCATGTTCAGAAACATCAGATCTGGAATCTACTGCGACTTCTGTTGGCAAGAAAGCAAGAACTGAG AAGGAGCACGCCCTTTTGGAGGAAATAAAGGAGATAAACCAGCGGCTGATAGATACAGTTGTTGAGATTAGTGATGATGAAGATGCTGCTGATGTTAGTGAGGGAGCAATAGCAAGCAAAGGGTGTGAAGGAACAACAGTAAGATTCTCGTTTAAAGCGGTTTCTCTCAGCCCAGCCTTGAAGGCTCATCTCTCATCAACCCAAATG TCTCCTATTCAACCATTGCGGCTGCTGGTACCTTGTAGCTACCCCAGAGGCTCTCCATCTCTCCTGGATAATCTCCCTGTCGAAACCAG CAAAGAGAAAGAGGACCTGTCGTCCAAAGCTATGGCAAGGTTCAATATATTACTAAGAAGTCTGTCACAGCCAATGTCGCTCAAAGACATAGCCAAGACATGGGAGGCATGCGCTCGGACTGTGATATGTGAGTACGCACAGCAATTTGGAGGTGGAACTTTCAGTTCAAAATACGGTACTTGGGAGAAATTTGTAGCCGCTTCCTGA
- the LOC106367074 gene encoding mediator of RNA polymerase II transcription subunit 15a isoform X2 encodes MDNNNWRPDLPNGDPSMDSGDWRSQLPPDSRQKIVNKIMETLKKHLPHSGTEGVNELRRIAARFEEKIFSGAVNQSDYLRKISMKMLTMDSKSQNATGSSSSIPAANNVSSMDIKPNIQGHLLPGTLPNNQSQAPPQPLLSQPMQSNTASGMTGSTALTNNTNVTSVVNQNPSMQNVAGMLQDSSGQHGLSSNMFSGSSQRQMLGRPNAMSSQQQQQQQQPQSAQFLYQQQLQQQLLKQNFQSGNVQHIQQQQQPNLLQPNQMQQSGISTSTSAVSSSPLQGLHTNQQSSPQQSMLRQHQSSLLRQHPQSQQASGIHQQQTSLPQQQPISPLQQQQVQMMRQQAASGSGIQQKQMMGQNLVGDMQQQHQQRLLNQQNNILNMQQQKQQVPSQQQLMSQQNSLQTTHQQPLGTSHSNVTGLQQQQQQLLSNSSLQTNQQSVQHMLSQPTVGLQRAHQAGHGVFSSQGQQSQNQMIPLQSHHQQLGLQQQQPNLLQQDVQQRLQSSGQVTGSLLPPQSVVDQQRQQQLYQSQRTLPEMPSSSLDSTAQTESANGVDWQEEVYQKIQTMKEAYLPDLSEINQRVGAKLQQDASLPQQQRSEQFEKLKQFKNMLDRMIQFLSVPKINIMPALKDKVANYEKQIINFLNNHRPRRPLQQGQMQQQSGQNGQEQSHDSQANTQMQSMSMAGSVPRAQQSSLANMQNNVLSSRPGVSAPQQSIPASSLESGKGNAQVTMGSMQQNISQQVNNSSASAQSGLSTLQSNFNQAQLSSGLLQQQHLKQHQDQQMTQQFKQQFQQRQMQQLLQKQQLSQQQQQQLQARQQGAQFQQHSLQGQRGTYPLQQLKPGSQLPATSPQLLPGASPQMTQQHSSPQVDQKILMSSVNKMGTPLQPAHSPFVVPSPSTSLAPSPMQVESEKQPGAMGNTARQQQSVVQSIAIGTPGISASPLLQELTSPDGNNLNQSAAELPIERLIRVVKSISPQSLSSGVSDIRSVVSMVDRIAGSAPGNGSRTSVGEDLVAMTKCRLQARNLMTQEGMTASKKMKRNTTAMPLSVSSLGGSVGDNYKQFACSETSDLESTATSVGKKARTEEHALLEEIKEINQRLIDTVVEISDDEDAADVSEGAIASKGCEGTTVRFSFKAVSLSPALKAHLSSTQMSPIQPLRLLVPCSYPRGSPSLLDNLPVETSKEKEDLSSKAMARFNILLRSLSQPMSLKDIAKTWEACARTVICEYAQQFGGGTFSSKYGTWEKFVAAS; translated from the exons ATGGATAATAACAATTGGAGGCCTGATCTTCCAAATGGAGATCCTTCCATGGACTCTGGTGACTGGAGAAGTCAATTGCCACCTGATTCACGCCAGAAGATTGTCAACAAAAT AATGGAGACACTAAAGAAGCACCTTCCACATTCTGGAACAGAGGGAGTTAACGAGCTCAGGAGAATTGCTGCTAGATTCGAGGAGAAGATTTTCAGTGGTGCTGTTAACCAG AGTGATTACCTTCGGAAAATATCCATGAAGATGCTAACTATGGACTCTAAATCTCAAAATGCAACCGGCTCTTCCTCATCTATCCCTGCCGCTAATAATGTCTCATCCATGGATATAA AACCCAACATTCAAGGGCACCTTCTTCCGGGAACTTTACCAAACAATCAGTCTCAAGCACCACCTCAGCCGTTGCTGTCCCAACCCATGCAGAGTAATACTGCCTCTGGAATGACTGGTTCTACTGCTTTGACCAATAATACTAATGTCACAAGCGTTGTAAACCAGAATCCCAGTATGCAAAATGTAGCCGGAATGTTGCAAGATTCATCCGGTCAGCATGGCCTTTCTTCGAACATGTTTTCAGGATCATCCCAAAGGCAGATGCTGGGAAGGCCTAATGCTATGTCTtctcagcagcagcagcagcagcagcagccacAGAGTGCACAGTTTCTTTACCAGCAGCAGCTACAGCAGCAGCTTCTCAAGCAGAATTTTCAGTCAGGGAATGTTCAGCACAttcaacaacaacagcaaccAAATTTGCTGCAGCCCAATCAAATGCAACAGTCTGGCATTTCAACATCTACCTCAGCTGTGAGCTCATCACCTCTCCAGGGTCTCCACACAAATCAGCAATCAAGTCCTCAACAGTCTATGCTTCGTCAGCATCAATCTTCGCTGCTAAGGCAACATCCTCAATCACAACAAGCCTCTGGCATCCATCAGCAGCAAACTTCATTGCCGCAGCAACAGCCTATTTCTCCTCTACAACAGCAGCAAGTACAGATGATGCGACAACAAGCTGCAAGTGGGTCAGGCATCCAACAGAAGCAGATGATGGGGCAGAATCTTGTCGGGGATATGCAGCAGCAACACCAGCAAAGGTTACTGAaccaacaaaataatattttgaatatgcAACAGCAGAAGCAACAAGTACCGTCCCAGCAGCAATTGATGTCTCAACAAAATAGCCTTCAGACAACGCATCAGCAACCACTTGGCACTAGTCATAGCAATGTTACAGGactgcagcaacaacaacaacagctgCTCAGTAATTCGAGCTTGCAGACTAACCAGCAGTCGGTGCAGCACATGTTATCACAGCCAACGGTTGGGCTACAACGAGCTCATCAGGCTGGCCATGGCGTGTTTTCTTCTCAGGGCCAACAGTCACAAAATCAGATGATACCCCTTCAGTCGCATCATCAGCAGCTAGgtttacaacaacaacaacctaaTCTTCTACAACAGGATGTGCAACAAAGACTACAATCGTCTGGCCAAGTCACTGGTTCCCTGCTTCCACCTCAAAGTGTAGTGGACCAACAGAGACAACAACAACTATATCAATCCCAAAGAACTCTTCCGGAGATGCCATCAT CTTCGCTAGACTCGACGGCACAGACGGAAAGTGCAAATGGAGTCGATTGGCAAGAAGAGGTTTACCAAAag ATCCAAACCATGAAAGAGGCGTACTTACCAGATCTTAGTGAAATCAATCAGAGAGTTGGAGCCAAGTTACAGCAG GACGCTTCTCTTCCGCAGCAACAAAGATCAGAGCAGTTTGAGAAAttaaaacaattcaaaaatatgttgGACCGAATGATACAATTCCTATCGGTTCCAAAGATTAACATCATGCCTGCATTAAAGGATAAGGTGGCTAATTATGAGAAGCAGATTataaatttcttaaataatCACAGGCCGAGGAGGCCACTACAGCAAGGGCAGATGCAGCAACAATCAGGTCAGAACGGTCAGGAACAGTCTCATGATAGTCAAGCTAATACGCAGATGCAGTCAATGAGCATGGCAGGTTCTGTGCCAAGGGCACAGCAGAGTAGTCTGGCAAATATGCAGAACAATGTTCTATCATCTCGTCCTGGAGTTTCAGCTCCACAGCAGAGCATTCCGGCTTCTAGTTTAGAGTCAGGCAAAGGAAATGCACAGGTTACCATGGGATCCATGCAACAAAATATCTCTCAACAAGTGAATAACAGTTCTGCCTCTGCTCAAAGTGGGTTAAGTACACTGCAGTCCAATTTTAATCAAGCCCAGTTAAGTTCCGGTTTGCTTCAGCAACAGCACCTGAAGCAACATCAAGACCAACAAATGACGCAGCAGTTCAAACAGCAATTTCAGCAGCGCCAAATGCAGCAGCTACTACAAAAGCAGCAGTTAagtcagcagcagcagcaacagttGCAAGCAAGACAGCAAGGGGCACAGTTCCAGCAACATTCTCTGCAGGGTCAGCGTGGTACTTATCCCCTTCAGCAGTTAAAACCAGGATCCCAGCTTCCTGCTACTTCGCCTCAACTTCTCCCAGGTGCATCTCCTCAAATGACACAACAACATTCGTCTCCTCAGGTCGACCAGAAAATTCTTATGTCATCTGTCAATAAGATGGGAACTCCATTGCAACCTGCACACTCCCCTTTTGTTGTCCCATCTCCTTCAACCTCCCTGGCACCTTCCCCTATGCAAGTTGAATCTGAGAAACAACCTGGAGCAATGGGAAACACTGCACGCCAACAACAAAGTGTAGTTCAATCCATTGCAATTGGCACTCCAGGGATCTCTGCATCTCCTCTCCTTCAGGAGCTTACTAGTCCTGATggaaataatttaaatcaaagcGCGGCTGAGCTGCCTATTGAACGCCTTATTAGAGTC GTGAAGTCCATCTCACCACAATCACTTTCTTCTGGAGTAAGTGACATCAGATCTGTTGTAAGCATGGTTGATAGGATAGCTGGTTCAGCCCCAGGAAACGGTTCAAGAACTTCAGTTGGTGAGGATTTGGTTGCAATGACAAAGTGTCGTCTCCAAGCAAGAAACTTAATGACGCAAGAGGGGATGACGGCGAGCAAGAAAATGAAACGTAACACAACTGCAATGCCATTAAGCGTTTCTTCATTAGGAGGAAGCGTTGGTGATAACTACAAGCAGTTTGCATGTTCAGAAACATCAGATCTGGAATCTACTGCGACTTCTGTTGGCAAGAAAGCAAGAACTGAG GAGCACGCCCTTTTGGAGGAAATAAAGGAGATAAACCAGCGGCTGATAGATACAGTTGTTGAGATTAGTGATGATGAAGATGCTGCTGATGTTAGTGAGGGAGCAATAGCAAGCAAAGGGTGTGAAGGAACAACAGTAAGATTCTCGTTTAAAGCGGTTTCTCTCAGCCCAGCCTTGAAGGCTCATCTCTCATCAACCCAAATG TCTCCTATTCAACCATTGCGGCTGCTGGTACCTTGTAGCTACCCCAGAGGCTCTCCATCTCTCCTGGATAATCTCCCTGTCGAAACCAG CAAAGAGAAAGAGGACCTGTCGTCCAAAGCTATGGCAAGGTTCAATATATTACTAAGAAGTCTGTCACAGCCAATGTCGCTCAAAGACATAGCCAAGACATGGGAGGCATGCGCTCGGACTGTGATATGTGAGTACGCACAGCAATTTGGAGGTGGAACTTTCAGTTCAAAATACGGTACTTGGGAGAAATTTGTAGCCGCTTCCTGA
- the LOC106367074 gene encoding mediator of RNA polymerase II transcription subunit 15a isoform X3, translated as MDNNNWRPDLPNGDPSMDSGDWRSQLPPDSRQKIVNKIMETLKKHLPHSGTEGVNELRRIAARFEEKIFSGAVNQSDYLRKISMKMLTMDSKSQNATGSSSSIPAANNVSSMDIKPNIQGHLLPGTLPNNQSQAPPQPLLSQPMQSNTASGMTGSTALTNNTNVTSVVNQNPSMQNVAGMLQDSSGQHGLSSNMFSGSSQRQMLGRPNAMSSQQQQQQQQPQSAQFLYQQQLQQQLLKQNFQSGNVQHIQQQQQPNLLQPNQMQQSGISTSTSAVSSSPLQGLHTNQQSSPQQSMLRQHQSSLLRQHPQSQQASGIHQQQTSLPQQQPISPLQQQQVQMMRQQAASGSGIQQKQMMGQNLVGDMQQQHQQRLLNQQNNILNMQQQKQQVPSQQQLMSQQNSLQTTHQQPLGTSHSNVTGLQQQQQQLLSNSSLQTNQQSVQHMLSQPTVGLQRAHQAGHGVFSSQGQQSQNQMIPLQSHHQQLGLQQQQPNLLQQDVQQRLQSSGQVTGSLLPPQSVVDQQRQQQLYQSQRTLPEMPSSSLDSTAQTESANGVDWQEEVYQKIQTMKEAYLPDLSEINQRVGAKLQQDASLPQQQRSEQFEKLKQFKNMLDRMIQFLSVPKINIMPALKDKVANYEKQIINFLNNHRPRRPLQQGQMQQQSGQNGQEQSHDSQANTQMQSMSMAGSVPRAQQSSLANMQNNVLSSRPGVSAPQQSIPASSLESGKGNAQVTMGSMQQNISQQVNNSSASAQSGLSTLQSNFNQAQLSSGLLQQQHLKQHQDQQMTQQFKQQFQQRQMQQLLQKQQLSQQQQQQLQARQQGAQFQQHSLQGQRGTYPLQQLKPGSQLPATSPQLLPGASPQMTQQHSSPQVDQKILMSSVNKMGTPLQPAHSPFVVPSPSTSLAPSPMQVESEKQPGAMGNTARQQQSVVQSIAIGTPGISASPLLQELTSPDGNNLNQSAAELPIERLIRVVKSISPQSLSSGVSDIRSVVSMVDRIAGSAPGNGSRTSVGEDLVAMTKCRLQARNLMTQEGMTASKKMKRNTTAMPLSVSSLGGSVGDNYKQFACSETSDLESTATSVGKKARTEKEHALLEEIKEINQRLIDTVVEISDDEDAADVSEGAIASKGCEGTTVRFSFKAVSLSPALKAHLSSTQMSPIQPLRLLVPCSYPRGSPSLLDNLPVETSLVS; from the exons ATGGATAATAACAATTGGAGGCCTGATCTTCCAAATGGAGATCCTTCCATGGACTCTGGTGACTGGAGAAGTCAATTGCCACCTGATTCACGCCAGAAGATTGTCAACAAAAT AATGGAGACACTAAAGAAGCACCTTCCACATTCTGGAACAGAGGGAGTTAACGAGCTCAGGAGAATTGCTGCTAGATTCGAGGAGAAGATTTTCAGTGGTGCTGTTAACCAG AGTGATTACCTTCGGAAAATATCCATGAAGATGCTAACTATGGACTCTAAATCTCAAAATGCAACCGGCTCTTCCTCATCTATCCCTGCCGCTAATAATGTCTCATCCATGGATATAA AACCCAACATTCAAGGGCACCTTCTTCCGGGAACTTTACCAAACAATCAGTCTCAAGCACCACCTCAGCCGTTGCTGTCCCAACCCATGCAGAGTAATACTGCCTCTGGAATGACTGGTTCTACTGCTTTGACCAATAATACTAATGTCACAAGCGTTGTAAACCAGAATCCCAGTATGCAAAATGTAGCCGGAATGTTGCAAGATTCATCCGGTCAGCATGGCCTTTCTTCGAACATGTTTTCAGGATCATCCCAAAGGCAGATGCTGGGAAGGCCTAATGCTATGTCTtctcagcagcagcagcagcagcagcagccacAGAGTGCACAGTTTCTTTACCAGCAGCAGCTACAGCAGCAGCTTCTCAAGCAGAATTTTCAGTCAGGGAATGTTCAGCACAttcaacaacaacagcaaccAAATTTGCTGCAGCCCAATCAAATGCAACAGTCTGGCATTTCAACATCTACCTCAGCTGTGAGCTCATCACCTCTCCAGGGTCTCCACACAAATCAGCAATCAAGTCCTCAACAGTCTATGCTTCGTCAGCATCAATCTTCGCTGCTAAGGCAACATCCTCAATCACAACAAGCCTCTGGCATCCATCAGCAGCAAACTTCATTGCCGCAGCAACAGCCTATTTCTCCTCTACAACAGCAGCAAGTACAGATGATGCGACAACAAGCTGCAAGTGGGTCAGGCATCCAACAGAAGCAGATGATGGGGCAGAATCTTGTCGGGGATATGCAGCAGCAACACCAGCAAAGGTTACTGAaccaacaaaataatattttgaatatgcAACAGCAGAAGCAACAAGTACCGTCCCAGCAGCAATTGATGTCTCAACAAAATAGCCTTCAGACAACGCATCAGCAACCACTTGGCACTAGTCATAGCAATGTTACAGGactgcagcaacaacaacaacagctgCTCAGTAATTCGAGCTTGCAGACTAACCAGCAGTCGGTGCAGCACATGTTATCACAGCCAACGGTTGGGCTACAACGAGCTCATCAGGCTGGCCATGGCGTGTTTTCTTCTCAGGGCCAACAGTCACAAAATCAGATGATACCCCTTCAGTCGCATCATCAGCAGCTAGgtttacaacaacaacaacctaaTCTTCTACAACAGGATGTGCAACAAAGACTACAATCGTCTGGCCAAGTCACTGGTTCCCTGCTTCCACCTCAAAGTGTAGTGGACCAACAGAGACAACAACAACTATATCAATCCCAAAGAACTCTTCCGGAGATGCCATCAT CTTCGCTAGACTCGACGGCACAGACGGAAAGTGCAAATGGAGTCGATTGGCAAGAAGAGGTTTACCAAAag ATCCAAACCATGAAAGAGGCGTACTTACCAGATCTTAGTGAAATCAATCAGAGAGTTGGAGCCAAGTTACAGCAG GACGCTTCTCTTCCGCAGCAACAAAGATCAGAGCAGTTTGAGAAAttaaaacaattcaaaaatatgttgGACCGAATGATACAATTCCTATCGGTTCCAAAGATTAACATCATGCCTGCATTAAAGGATAAGGTGGCTAATTATGAGAAGCAGATTataaatttcttaaataatCACAGGCCGAGGAGGCCACTACAGCAAGGGCAGATGCAGCAACAATCAGGTCAGAACGGTCAGGAACAGTCTCATGATAGTCAAGCTAATACGCAGATGCAGTCAATGAGCATGGCAGGTTCTGTGCCAAGGGCACAGCAGAGTAGTCTGGCAAATATGCAGAACAATGTTCTATCATCTCGTCCTGGAGTTTCAGCTCCACAGCAGAGCATTCCGGCTTCTAGTTTAGAGTCAGGCAAAGGAAATGCACAGGTTACCATGGGATCCATGCAACAAAATATCTCTCAACAAGTGAATAACAGTTCTGCCTCTGCTCAAAGTGGGTTAAGTACACTGCAGTCCAATTTTAATCAAGCCCAGTTAAGTTCCGGTTTGCTTCAGCAACAGCACCTGAAGCAACATCAAGACCAACAAATGACGCAGCAGTTCAAACAGCAATTTCAGCAGCGCCAAATGCAGCAGCTACTACAAAAGCAGCAGTTAagtcagcagcagcagcaacagttGCAAGCAAGACAGCAAGGGGCACAGTTCCAGCAACATTCTCTGCAGGGTCAGCGTGGTACTTATCCCCTTCAGCAGTTAAAACCAGGATCCCAGCTTCCTGCTACTTCGCCTCAACTTCTCCCAGGTGCATCTCCTCAAATGACACAACAACATTCGTCTCCTCAGGTCGACCAGAAAATTCTTATGTCATCTGTCAATAAGATGGGAACTCCATTGCAACCTGCACACTCCCCTTTTGTTGTCCCATCTCCTTCAACCTCCCTGGCACCTTCCCCTATGCAAGTTGAATCTGAGAAACAACCTGGAGCAATGGGAAACACTGCACGCCAACAACAAAGTGTAGTTCAATCCATTGCAATTGGCACTCCAGGGATCTCTGCATCTCCTCTCCTTCAGGAGCTTACTAGTCCTGATggaaataatttaaatcaaagcGCGGCTGAGCTGCCTATTGAACGCCTTATTAGAGTC GTGAAGTCCATCTCACCACAATCACTTTCTTCTGGAGTAAGTGACATCAGATCTGTTGTAAGCATGGTTGATAGGATAGCTGGTTCAGCCCCAGGAAACGGTTCAAGAACTTCAGTTGGTGAGGATTTGGTTGCAATGACAAAGTGTCGTCTCCAAGCAAGAAACTTAATGACGCAAGAGGGGATGACGGCGAGCAAGAAAATGAAACGTAACACAACTGCAATGCCATTAAGCGTTTCTTCATTAGGAGGAAGCGTTGGTGATAACTACAAGCAGTTTGCATGTTCAGAAACATCAGATCTGGAATCTACTGCGACTTCTGTTGGCAAGAAAGCAAGAACTGAG AAGGAGCACGCCCTTTTGGAGGAAATAAAGGAGATAAACCAGCGGCTGATAGATACAGTTGTTGAGATTAGTGATGATGAAGATGCTGCTGATGTTAGTGAGGGAGCAATAGCAAGCAAAGGGTGTGAAGGAACAACAGTAAGATTCTCGTTTAAAGCGGTTTCTCTCAGCCCAGCCTTGAAGGCTCATCTCTCATCAACCCAAATG TCTCCTATTCAACCATTGCGGCTGCTGGTACCTTGTAGCTACCCCAGAGGCTCTCCATCTCTCCTGGATAATCTCCCTGTCGAAACCAG TCTGGTTTCTTGA